One part of the Algibacter sp. L1A34 genome encodes these proteins:
- a CDS encoding RMD1 family protein, whose product MYCVVAYQVASAIQLKTSKQELLWQLVFQDSDELYYKSSDQKFIYIFQYGMVCFFNMAHAEIEQALKKIKPFCSNYFTEKLSESVSVIIKPETLRVTFDHVVLPKLDQEMIRLVMLNTSQSVALNRYAEITEELLIETNKHTLYLEEKGKLDISGNKLKRFIGKILNIKNKISENLYIFDSPESTWENEQLNKLNQDLKRTFDLQDRYRLIHDRIEIIKDNLELFKDIMDHKESSRLEWIIIILIVIEVIDLFVGKILG is encoded by the coding sequence ATGTACTGTGTAGTTGCTTACCAAGTAGCTAGTGCTATCCAATTAAAAACTAGTAAACAAGAATTGCTGTGGCAATTAGTGTTTCAAGATAGCGATGAACTTTATTATAAAAGTTCAGATCAAAAATTTATTTACATCTTTCAATACGGGATGGTGTGTTTTTTTAATATGGCTCATGCCGAAATTGAACAGGCTTTAAAAAAAATAAAACCTTTTTGTTCTAATTATTTTACTGAAAAACTTTCTGAATCGGTTTCTGTTATTATAAAACCAGAAACCCTAAGAGTAACTTTCGATCATGTGGTACTTCCAAAATTAGATCAAGAAATGATTAGGTTAGTAATGCTGAATACATCGCAATCGGTGGCTTTAAATCGCTATGCGGAAATTACCGAAGAACTGCTTATCGAAACAAATAAGCATACGTTGTATTTAGAAGAAAAAGGCAAGCTCGATATTTCTGGAAATAAATTAAAACGGTTTATTGGGAAGATTTTAAATATTAAAAATAAAATTTCTGAGAATTTATATATTTTCGATTCCCCTGAAAGTACTTGGGAAAATGAACAGCTTAATAAACTGAATCAGGATTTAAAACGGACTTTCGATTTACAAGATAGATACCGATTAATTCATGATCGTATCGAAATTATAAAAGACAATCTCGAACTTTTTAAAGATATCATGGATCATAAAGAAAGTAGCAGGCTAGAATGGATTATTATCATTCTAATTGTTATAGAAGTGATCGATTTATTTGTTGGAAAAATTTTAGGGTAA
- the yiaA gene encoding inner membrane protein YiaA — MNYQTTVSVDEKSSDKKKKKENKLYDKKPTAAFIGASWSALLIGMTSFCIGLWNADMLLNEKGYYFTILLFGLFSVISVQKAVRDRMENIPVTDMYYGISWFTTVASIALLVIGLWNANLLLSEKGFYGMAFLLSLFAAIAVQKNTRDVQFVDNNEDENI; from the coding sequence ATGAATTATCAAACAACAGTTTCAGTAGACGAAAAATCTTCTGATAAAAAAAAGAAAAAAGAAAATAAGCTTTACGATAAAAAACCAACTGCTGCATTTATAGGGGCGTCGTGGTCGGCATTACTAATTGGGATGACGTCATTTTGCATTGGTTTATGGAATGCAGATATGTTGCTTAATGAAAAAGGATATTACTTCACTATTTTGCTCTTTGGTTTGTTCTCTGTAATCTCTGTGCAAAAAGCGGTACGTGATAGAATGGAAAATATTCCAGTAACCGATATGTATTATGGTATTAGTTGGTTTACAACGGTAGCGTCGATTGCGCTGCTCGTTATCGGTCTTTGGAATGCCAATTTACTTTTAAGTGAAAAAGGTTTTTATGGTATGGCATTTTTATTGAGTTTATTTGCCGCCATTGCAGTGCAAAAAAATACACGAGATGTTCAATTTGTTGATAATAATGAAGATGAGAACATTTAA
- a CDS encoding bifunctional GNAT family N-acetyltransferase/carbon-nitrogen hydrolase family protein, whose product MNIKKIENIELKYLTVDDFEELKTATLESYGGVLDSYWKKDHIQKLTSMFPEGQVVIKIDGNLAGCALSLIVDYDKIDDNHTYSDIISGESFKNHDPEGDVLYGIDVFIKPEYRGLRLGRRLYDYRKEVCETLNLKSIVFGGRMPNYHKHRDLTPKEYIEKVKRKEIHDPVLNFQISNDFHPVRVLKNYLEGDTASSEYAVLMEWDNISYTKPNKKASSIKTVVRLGLIQWQMRPYKGLDDLMQQVEYFIDSVSAYRSDFAVFPEFFNAPLMAEFNHLHEPEAIRELAKFTETIVNRMKQLSISYNINIISGSMPELVGDKLYNVGYLCRRDGSFERYEKIHVTPDEAKVWGMQRGNKLKTFETDCGKIGILICYDSEFPELSRLLADEGMDILFVPFLTDTQNGYSRVRLCAQARAVENECYVAIAGSVGNLPNVNNMDIQYAQSAVFTPCDFSFPSNGIKAEATTNTEMILVADVDLSLLRELHSFGAVKNLKDRRKDFYDVIRVK is encoded by the coding sequence ATGAATATTAAAAAAATAGAAAATATAGAATTAAAGTATCTAACAGTTGATGATTTTGAAGAATTAAAAACAGCAACTTTAGAATCTTACGGAGGTGTGCTGGATTCGTATTGGAAAAAAGACCATATTCAGAAATTAACAAGCATGTTCCCAGAAGGGCAGGTGGTTATTAAAATTGATGGAAACTTGGCAGGTTGTGCATTATCGCTTATTGTAGATTATGATAAAATAGATGACAATCATACTTATAGTGATATTATTTCAGGCGAATCCTTTAAAAATCATGATCCAGAAGGCGATGTGCTTTATGGTATTGATGTGTTTATAAAACCAGAATATAGAGGGTTGCGTTTAGGTAGACGACTTTACGATTATAGAAAAGAAGTTTGCGAAACATTAAACTTAAAGAGTATCGTATTTGGTGGGCGTATGCCAAACTATCATAAACATAGAGACTTAACTCCTAAGGAATATATTGAAAAAGTTAAACGCAAAGAAATTCATGATCCGGTTTTAAACTTTCAAATATCTAATGATTTTCATCCGGTTAGGGTTTTAAAAAACTATTTAGAAGGTGATACAGCATCAAGCGAATATGCGGTTTTAATGGAATGGGATAATATTTCTTATACCAAACCCAATAAAAAAGCAAGTAGTATTAAGACAGTTGTACGTTTAGGGTTGATACAATGGCAAATGCGACCGTATAAAGGTCTAGACGATTTAATGCAACAAGTAGAGTATTTTATCGATAGTGTTTCGGCATATCGATCGGATTTCGCTGTGTTTCCTGAGTTCTTTAATGCACCTCTAATGGCGGAATTTAACCATTTGCATGAGCCAGAAGCTATTCGAGAATTAGCAAAGTTTACTGAAACTATTGTTAATAGAATGAAGCAGTTATCTATTTCATATAATATTAATATTATTTCGGGAAGTATGCCAGAGTTGGTTGGTGATAAACTATATAATGTTGGGTATTTATGCCGCAGAGATGGTAGTTTTGAACGTTACGAAAAAATTCACGTTACACCAGATGAGGCTAAGGTTTGGGGTATGCAACGCGGAAATAAATTAAAAACTTTCGAAACCGATTGTGGTAAGATTGGTATATTAATTTGTTACGATTCGGAGTTTCCTGAGTTATCTCGTTTATTGGCAGATGAAGGTATGGATATTCTATTTGTACCGTTTTTAACCGATACACAAAACGGGTATTCTCGAGTGCGTTTATGTGCACAAGCACGTGCTGTAGAGAACGAATGTTATGTTGCTATTGCTGGAAGTGTTGGTAATTTACCAAACGTGAATAACATGGATATTCAATACGCGCAGTCTGCTGTATTTACACCATGCGATTTTTCGTTTCCAAGTAATGGAATAAAAGCAGAAGCTACGACTAATACAGAGATGATTTTGGTTGCCGATGTAGATTTAAGCTTATTGCGAGAACTACATTCTTTTGGAGCTGTTAAAAACCTGAAGGATCGACGAAAAGATTTTTATGATGTAATTCGTGTAAAGTAA
- a CDS encoding deoxyhypusine synthase family protein, protein MSTKGPISQFIEKHYLHFNAAALVDAAKGYEAQLESGAKMLVSLAGAMSTAELGISFAEMIRQDKVQIISCTGANLEEDIMNLVAHSHYKRVPNYRDLTPQDEWDLLEKGLNRVTDTCIPEEEAFRRLQEHIVQIWKEAEANGERFLPHEYMYKMLLSGVLEEHYEIDLKNSWMYAAAEKNLPIVCPGWEDSTMGNIFASYVLKGELKASTVKSGIEYMTFLADWYTHNSKNGIGFFQIGGGIAGDFPICVVPMLYQDMERTDTPFWSYFCQISDSTTSYGSYSGAVPNEKITWGKLDINTPKFIIESDATIVAPLIFAYLLGQ, encoded by the coding sequence ATGAGTACTAAAGGACCAATTTCGCAATTTATAGAAAAACATTATTTACATTTTAACGCCGCAGCTTTGGTTGATGCAGCAAAAGGGTACGAGGCTCAGTTAGAATCTGGCGCAAAAATGTTAGTGTCTTTGGCTGGAGCAATGAGCACCGCTGAGTTAGGTATTAGTTTTGCTGAAATGATTCGTCAAGATAAAGTACAAATTATTTCTTGTACTGGTGCAAATTTAGAAGAAGATATTATGAATTTGGTAGCGCATTCTCATTATAAACGTGTACCAAATTACCGTGATTTAACACCTCAAGATGAATGGGATTTACTTGAAAAAGGTTTAAACCGTGTTACAGATACTTGTATTCCCGAGGAAGAAGCTTTTCGAAGATTGCAAGAACATATTGTTCAAATTTGGAAAGAAGCTGAAGCTAATGGCGAACGCTTTTTACCACATGAATATATGTACAAAATGTTGCTATCTGGTGTTTTAGAAGAGCATTATGAGATTGATTTAAAAAACTCTTGGATGTACGCTGCAGCGGAAAAAAACTTGCCTATTGTTTGCCCAGGTTGGGAAGATAGTACTATGGGGAATATTTTTGCGAGTTACGTGCTTAAAGGTGAATTAAAAGCAAGTACAGTAAAATCTGGTATTGAATACATGACCTTTTTAGCAGATTGGTATACCCATAATTCTAAAAATGGTATTGGTTTCTTTCAAATTGGTGGTGGTATTGCTGGCGATTTTCCGATATGTGTGGTGCCTATGTTGTATCAAGATATGGAACGTACAGATACACCGTTTTGGAGTTATTTTTGTCAAATTAGCGATTCTACAACCAGTTATGGTTCGTATTCTGGAGCTGTGCCAAACGAGAAAATTACTTGGGGTAAATTAGATATTAACACGCCTAAATTTATAATTGAAAGTGATGCTACTATTGTTGCACCTTTAATCTTTGCTTACCTTTTAGGTCAATAA
- a CDS encoding zinc-dependent metalloprotease, whose protein sequence is MKKTTKLLLLLSTTIVLSCNSAKKTAEANAAKKAMIAKKAKADKLKKQQIQPYSKIVTKEAKTDDGLFKIHTIGDKYLYEIPDSLFDREMLMVTRIAKTANGLGFGGGKENTQVLRWQVKDKKVLLRVVSNNVVADKSLPIHEAVVNSNFEPILYAFPIKAFSKDSTATVIDVTDLYKKDVNSLGLSVNTKKRYKVTRLDDSKSYIESVKSYPLNIEARHVKTYYSGNPPSNSSTGTISIEMNNSMILLPKTPMKRRYFDKRVGWFTSNQTDYGLEAQKSKNLTYLDRWKLEVKDEDLEKFKNGELVEPKKQIVYYIDRATPVKWRKYIKQGIEDWQTAFEAAGFKNAIIAKDPPSIEEDPEWTPEDARYSVVRYLASPIPNANGPHVSDPRSGEILESDINWYHNVMSLVNGWFFTQTAAANKDAQNSEFSDEVMGELIRFVSSHEVGHTLGLPHNMGSSSAYKVEDLRDPEFTKKYGTAPSIMDYARFNYIAQPEDVGVSLFPNIGIYDKYAIAWGYKPILDKTAVEEKETLDSWIMKHNGDPLYRFGKQQRETIDPSSQTEDLGDDAVLASTYGIKNLKRVVPNLIEWTTKNTSDYDDLKTMYGHVFSQFNRYMGHVSNNIGGVYENYKTADQEGDVYSHVDKDRQKESLLFINDQLFKTPEWLISPEINNKLQASGIIERINALQTRTLNSILSTSRMERMIENESLNGNKAYKLTSMMSDLRKGVWKELYTGKNIDTYKRNLQRAHVSRLAYLMTSKSSSDIKAISRAELTTLRNLVRSRIGSRNAITNIHLRDMIEQINQILDPKQ, encoded by the coding sequence TTGAAAAAAACTACCAAGCTATTATTGTTGCTTTCTACAACAATAGTACTGTCTTGTAATTCTGCAAAAAAGACAGCTGAAGCCAATGCAGCAAAAAAAGCTATGATCGCTAAGAAAGCGAAAGCCGACAAACTGAAAAAGCAACAAATCCAACCGTACAGCAAAATTGTTACGAAAGAAGCAAAAACGGATGATGGTTTATTTAAAATTCACACCATCGGCGATAAATATTTATATGAAATTCCAGATTCCCTATTTGATAGAGAAATGCTAATGGTAACCCGTATTGCTAAAACAGCAAACGGACTTGGCTTTGGTGGCGGAAAAGAAAACACACAAGTGTTACGCTGGCAAGTAAAGGATAAAAAAGTATTACTTCGCGTGGTATCAAACAACGTGGTTGCCGATAAATCTTTACCAATACACGAGGCGGTTGTAAACTCTAACTTCGAGCCTATCCTATATGCCTTTCCTATAAAGGCATTCAGCAAAGACTCTACAGCAACAGTTATAGATGTTACCGATTTGTATAAAAAAGACGTTAACTCCTTAGGACTAAGTGTTAATACAAAAAAAAGATACAAAGTAACTAGATTAGACGACAGCAAATCTTACATTGAATCTGTAAAAAGCTACCCGTTGAATATTGAAGCCCGCCATGTAAAAACATATTACTCAGGAAATCCACCTTCAAACTCTAGTACAGGAACTATTAGTATTGAAATGAACAACTCCATGATTTTACTTCCTAAAACACCAATGAAGCGTCGTTATTTCGATAAGCGTGTTGGATGGTTTACAAGCAACCAAACCGATTATGGTTTAGAGGCTCAAAAAAGTAAAAACTTAACATATTTAGATCGTTGGAAACTAGAAGTGAAAGATGAAGATTTAGAAAAGTTTAAAAATGGCGAACTAGTTGAACCTAAAAAACAAATTGTTTACTATATAGATAGAGCAACTCCCGTAAAATGGAGAAAATACATTAAACAAGGTATTGAAGATTGGCAAACTGCTTTTGAAGCTGCAGGTTTTAAAAATGCAATAATTGCCAAAGATCCTCCAAGCATAGAAGAAGATCCAGAATGGACTCCCGAAGACGCACGCTATTCTGTAGTGCGCTACTTAGCATCACCAATACCTAATGCCAATGGCCCGCACGTTAGTGATCCAAGATCTGGTGAAATATTAGAATCGGATATTAACTGGTACCACAACGTAATGAGTTTAGTAAACGGCTGGTTTTTTACCCAAACAGCTGCTGCAAATAAAGATGCTCAAAACTCCGAGTTTAGCGATGAGGTTATGGGAGAACTTATTCGTTTTGTATCATCTCATGAAGTTGGGCACACTTTAGGCTTGCCTCACAATATGGGAAGTAGTTCTGCTTATAAAGTCGAAGATTTACGCGACCCAGAATTCACTAAAAAATACGGAACAGCTCCATCTATTATGGATTATGCACGTTTCAATTATATTGCACAACCCGAAGATGTTGGGGTTTCATTATTCCCGAACATTGGTATTTATGATAAATATGCGATTGCTTGGGGATACAAACCTATTTTAGACAAAACTGCTGTTGAAGAAAAAGAAACTTTAGACAGCTGGATTATGAAACATAATGGAGATCCCCTTTATAGATTCGGTAAACAACAAAGAGAAACTATAGATCCAAGTTCACAAACCGAAGATTTAGGAGATGACGCCGTTTTAGCAAGTACTTATGGTATTAAAAATTTAAAGCGTGTTGTGCCAAACTTAATTGAATGGACCACTAAAAACACTTCGGATTACGACGATCTAAAAACTATGTATGGCCACGTGTTCTCACAATTCAACAGATATATGGGGCATGTTTCTAATAACATTGGTGGTGTTTACGAAAACTACAAAACAGCCGATCAAGAAGGTGATGTTTATAGCCATGTTGATAAAGACCGTCAAAAAGAATCTTTACTTTTTATAAACGATCAATTATTTAAAACACCAGAATGGTTAATAAGTCCTGAAATTAACAATAAACTTCAAGCTTCTGGAATTATAGAGCGCATTAATGCACTTCAAACTAGAACCTTAAACAGTATCTTGAGTACTTCTAGAATGGAGAGAATGATTGAAAATGAATCTCTTAACGGTAACAAGGCATACAAGTTAACTTCTATGATGAGTGACCTAAGAAAAGGTGTTTGGAAAGAGTTATATACAGGAAAAAATATTGACACCTACAAACGTAATTTACAACGTGCACATGTTAGTCGATTAGCTTATTTAATGACAAGTAAAAGCAGCTCTGATATTAAAGCTATTTCACGAGCAGAACTTACTACTTTAAGAAATCTTGTGCGTTCCCGTATTGGATCGAGAAATGCAATAACGAATATTCACCTTAGAGATATGATCGAACAAATTAATCAAATTTTAGACCCTAAACAATAA
- a CDS encoding arginine decarboxylase yields the protein MNTKYIDLINQTYDFPQEEFTLENKTLQFHGVDLMELVETYGAPLKFTYLPQISNNINRAKKWFADAIEKNDYKGKYNYCYCTKSSHFKHVLNEALKNDIHIETSSAFDIDIVENLKKEGKITDDTFVISNGFKRAQYVTNIARLINNGHKNAIPIIDNYEEIELLSDEINGKFNVGIRIASEEEPKFEFYTSRLGIGYKNIVPFYKSQIQNNEKVNLKMLHFFINTGIRDNAYYWNELTKCLRVYTNLKKICPNLDSLNIGGGFPIKNSLVFDYDYAYMVEEIVNQIKIVCEEEGVDVPNIFTEFGSFTVGESGGAIYEILYQKQQNDREKWNMINSSFITTLPDTWAINKRFLMLPLNRWNDSYERVLLGGLTCDSDDYYNSEQNMNAIYLPKYDKDKPLYIGFFNTGAYQETIGGFGGLQHCLIPSPKHILIDRDEDGNITKKIFSEQQKSEDLLKILGYE from the coding sequence TTGAATACAAAATATATTGATTTAATCAATCAAACTTATGATTTCCCACAAGAGGAATTTACATTAGAAAACAAAACATTGCAATTTCATGGAGTAGACCTAATGGAGTTGGTAGAGACTTACGGCGCGCCGTTAAAATTTACGTATTTACCACAAATTTCTAACAATATTAATCGTGCAAAAAAATGGTTTGCCGATGCTATTGAAAAGAACGATTATAAGGGTAAATATAATTACTGCTATTGCACAAAAAGCTCACATTTTAAACATGTTTTAAATGAAGCTTTAAAGAATGATATTCATATTGAAACCTCATCGGCTTTTGATATTGATATTGTTGAAAACCTTAAAAAAGAAGGCAAAATAACCGATGATACTTTTGTGATTAGTAATGGTTTTAAACGTGCGCAATATGTTACAAATATAGCGCGATTAATTAATAATGGGCATAAAAATGCAATCCCTATTATTGATAATTACGAGGAAATAGAGTTGCTGTCTGATGAGATTAACGGAAAATTTAATGTTGGAATTAGAATAGCTTCGGAAGAGGAACCAAAATTCGAGTTTTACACATCACGTTTAGGTATTGGCTATAAAAACATTGTGCCTTTTTATAAATCTCAAATTCAGAATAACGAAAAAGTGAATTTAAAAATGCTTCACTTTTTTATAAATACAGGTATTCGTGATAATGCTTATTACTGGAACGAGCTTACTAAATGTTTAAGGGTTTACACGAATTTGAAAAAGATTTGTCCAAATTTGGATAGTTTAAATATTGGTGGAGGTTTCCCAATTAAAAATTCTTTAGTTTTTGATTACGATTATGCTTACATGGTTGAAGAAATTGTAAATCAAATTAAAATTGTTTGTGAAGAGGAAGGTGTAGATGTGCCAAATATTTTTACTGAATTCGGTAGCTTTACCGTAGGAGAAAGTGGTGGTGCGATTTATGAAATTTTATACCAAAAACAACAAAACGATCGTGAAAAATGGAACATGATAAACTCATCTTTCATTACAACATTGCCAGATACTTGGGCTATTAATAAACGTTTCTTGATGCTGCCTTTAAATCGCTGGAACGATAGTTACGAGCGTGTTTTATTAGGTGGTTTAACTTGTGATAGTGATGATTATTACAACAGTGAGCAGAACATGAATGCGATCTATTTACCAAAGTATGATAAAGATAAACCTTTATATATCGGCTTTTTTAATACGGGTGCTTATCAAGAAACCATTGGTGGTTTTGGAGGTTTGCAGCACTGTTTAATTCCGTCGCCAAAGCATATTTTGATAGATAGAGATGAGGATGGAAACATTACAAAGAAAATATTTAGTGAACAACAAAAAAGTGAAGACTTACTTAAAATTTTAGGTTATGAGTAA
- a CDS encoding GDYXXLXY domain-containing protein, whose product MKTKYIFILFILVALVQLAIPAQMIFGQETVLKTGVAYKFKTRPVDPSDPFKGKYITLNFDVSNFKTKDSLWERNEEVLVYLTTDSLGYAKIDAVSKHVLERNTNDYVKAKAYWYSTYSKELVIRFPFNKYYMKETKAYAAETAVRDRQRDSLPNNTHALVYVQEGEAVLEDVIIDDISIKDYVEKK is encoded by the coding sequence ATGAAAACTAAATATATATTCATTCTATTTATACTTGTTGCGTTGGTGCAACTTGCTATTCCTGCTCAAATGATTTTTGGTCAAGAAACGGTGTTAAAAACAGGTGTGGCCTATAAGTTTAAAACACGGCCTGTAGATCCGAGCGATCCATTTAAAGGAAAATATATCACCCTTAATTTTGATGTAAGCAATTTTAAAACTAAAGACTCCTTATGGGAGCGTAATGAAGAGGTTCTTGTTTATTTAACAACAGACTCGTTAGGTTATGCTAAAATAGACGCAGTAAGTAAACATGTTTTAGAACGTAATACTAACGATTATGTGAAAGCAAAAGCGTATTGGTATTCAACGTACTCGAAAGAGTTAGTTATCCGGTTTCCTTTCAATAAATATTATATGAAAGAAACAAAAGCCTACGCAGCGGAAACTGCAGTAAGAGATAGACAGCGCGATTCGTTACCAAACAATACACATGCCTTAGTTTATGTGCAAGAAGGAGAAGCTGTTTTAGAAGATGTTATTATTGATGATATCTCGATTAAAGATTATGTTGAAAAAAAGTAA
- a CDS encoding DUF2157 domain-containing protein, with protein MSSKLQSDIKELVKHKVISQDVAFKIENYYQSKEPQTSNRLFTVFAVLGSTLVGLGLILILAHNWDHFSRTIKTAFAFLPLVIGQFFVGYSILRRKSETWKEASGAFLFFAVGASMALVSQIYNIPGDLSSYLLTWVLLCLPLIYLLKSNALALLHLIFITCYACSFGYFTSSKTPWLYLVGLGLYLPYYIKLGKGKNISSVLNWLTPLSLVIVLGAFIDHDEQTGFLMYVVLFGLLYNIGRMPFYANEKLRRNGYLIIGSLGTVCMLLTASFKWFWEGFFSQGYNFESQEFVITLIFFIAASVLLVNSIIKKGVSNVNLFQVTFICFTILFYLGLVDGSIAVILNNLFVLALGVMAVKIGADRYHLGVLNYGLLIITALITCRFFDTDISFVFRGLLFVCVGAGFFLTNYIMLKKRKNNETPKI; from the coding sequence ATGTCATCAAAACTTCAAAGCGATATAAAAGAGCTTGTTAAACATAAAGTGATATCTCAAGATGTTGCTTTTAAAATTGAAAATTATTATCAATCTAAGGAACCTCAAACTTCAAACCGTTTGTTTACAGTATTTGCTGTTTTAGGTTCTACATTGGTAGGGTTGGGGCTTATTCTAATATTAGCTCATAATTGGGATCATTTTTCGCGAACTATAAAAACTGCTTTTGCTTTTTTACCATTAGTTATTGGGCAGTTCTTTGTTGGGTATTCTATTTTACGCCGTAAAAGTGAAACTTGGAAAGAAGCCTCTGGAGCATTTCTGTTTTTTGCAGTAGGGGCAAGTATGGCTTTGGTTAGCCAGATTTATAATATACCAGGAGATTTAAGTAGTTATCTTTTAACTTGGGTGTTACTTTGTTTGCCTCTCATCTATTTACTAAAGTCGAATGCTTTAGCACTTTTGCATCTTATTTTTATAACTTGTTATGCGTGTTCATTCGGTTATTTTACCAGTAGTAAAACGCCATGGTTATATTTGGTAGGTTTAGGTTTGTATTTGCCTTATTATATTAAATTAGGAAAAGGTAAAAATATAAGCTCTGTTTTAAATTGGCTTACGCCTTTAAGTTTGGTTATTGTTTTAGGTGCTTTTATAGATCATGATGAGCAAACAGGTTTTTTAATGTATGTTGTTTTGTTTGGCTTGTTGTATAATATTGGTAGAATGCCATTTTACGCTAATGAGAAATTAAGACGAAATGGATATTTAATTATTGGCTCGTTAGGAACGGTTTGTATGCTTTTAACAGCTAGTTTTAAATGGTTTTGGGAAGGTTTTTTTAGCCAAGGATATAATTTTGAATCACAAGAGTTTGTTATCACATTAATCTTTTTTATTGCTGCTTCTGTACTTTTAGTGAATTCTATTATTAAAAAGGGGGTTTCTAACGTTAATCTTTTTCAGGTGACTTTTATATGTTTTACTATTTTGTTTTATCTAGGATTAGTAGATGGTTCAATAGCTGTAATATTAAACAATTTGTTTGTTTTAGCTTTAGGAGTTATGGCAGTTAAAATTGGTGCCGATAGGTATCATTTAGGTGTTTTAAACTATGGGCTGCTTATTATTACGGCATTAATTACTTGTCGTTTTTTCGATACGGATATCAGTTTTGTTTTTCGGGGATTATTGTTTGTTTGTGTTGGCGCTGGTTTCTTTTTAACGAATTATATAATGCTTAAAAAGAGAAAAAATAATGAAACTCCTAAAATTTAA
- the speB gene encoding agmatinase yields the protein MSNNTYAGISEEFAKKETAKIVLIPVPYDGTSTWQKGADKGPKAFLEASENMELYDIETGTEVYRQGVYLADAVTENDSPEAMVEAVHKATKKYIKKNKFVTIFGGEHSVSIGTIRAFNEMYLSLTVLHIDAHADLRKEYDGSSCNHACAVYEASQTTNLIQVGIRSMDVMEKTVMDEEKTYFAHDMAVDDTWVDSAIDQMTDNVFITFDLDAFDPSIMPSTGTPEPGGLLWYETLDFLKQVFEEKNVVGFDIVELCPNKKEKSSDFLAAKLYYKMLSYKFMNEDVGEDYDNAYTNTKEKTNATKFNDNDEY from the coding sequence ATGAGTAATAATACCTACGCTGGAATTTCAGAAGAGTTTGCGAAAAAAGAAACCGCAAAAATCGTTTTAATCCCTGTGCCTTATGATGGTACAAGCACTTGGCAAAAAGGAGCAGATAAAGGACCGAAAGCTTTTTTAGAAGCATCGGAAAATATGGAGCTTTACGATATTGAAACGGGAACAGAAGTATACCGACAAGGTGTGTATTTAGCAGATGCCGTAACTGAAAACGATTCGCCAGAAGCTATGGTGGAAGCCGTACATAAAGCGACTAAAAAATATATTAAGAAGAATAAGTTTGTAACCATTTTTGGAGGCGAGCATTCGGTATCTATCGGAACTATTCGTGCTTTTAATGAAATGTACCTAAGCTTAACAGTTTTGCATATTGATGCGCATGCCGATTTGCGTAAGGAGTATGATGGTTCTAGCTGTAATCATGCTTGTGCGGTTTACGAGGCGAGCCAAACTACAAATTTAATACAAGTAGGTATTCGCTCTATGGACGTTATGGAAAAAACGGTAATGGATGAAGAGAAAACTTATTTTGCTCACGATATGGCTGTGGATGATACTTGGGTAGATTCAGCAATCGATCAAATGACTGATAATGTATTTATTACTTTCGATCTAGATGCTTTCGATCCGTCGATAATGCCAAGCACGGGCACACCAGAACCAGGTGGTTTATTGTGGTACGAAACGCTTGACTTTTTAAAACAAGTGTTTGAGGAGAAAAATGTGGTAGGTTTCGATATTGTAGAACTTTGCCCGAATAAAAAAGAAAAATCGTCAGACTTTTTAGCTGCTAAATTGTATTATAAGATGCTAAGCTATAAATTTATGAACGAGGATGTAGGCGAAGATTACGATAACGCTTACACCAATACAAAAGAAAAAACTAACGCAACTAAATTCAATGACAACGATGAGTACTAA